TTCCGACGGTGTTTCTGATGAACTTTCAGCTGTTTCCTGCTGGACAACAGATTCCGTCTCGCCGGAAACCTCGGATTCCGTTTTTTTCCTGCGGCCTCTTTTCTTCTCTGTTTGTTTCGTGGTTGTCTTTGCCATTCGTTCTCCTTATCAGTAAGACAATTAAAGTTCGATTTATATACGGTCTTTCATTTTGATTGCAGGATTGGTTCCTCAATTTAGGATGCACCCTTGAGGGGGTCATCTCCTTCTTGTTCGCGGGTGCAGGCAGTTAAAAACTCATTTTCTCCTATGGTTCAGATGTTGAATATACCGAATGTTCCGTTTGCTCCTGGCACCTTTCAATAATCAGGTTTTTCTCGTTTTGGTAACGAAACGTTTTGATTGAAACCCCTCCGGAATTCGTACGCCCAGTTAATTGACAGATAACCGGCGGCTTTCCTGTATAGCTGAGAAGACTTTCTCGACTTGTTTTGCCAATTCGGATTCTTCTGAATTGTTCGTGAGTATATATTGAGCCATTTGTTTCTTTTTGTCCAGAGAAATCTGGAAATTTTCTCTTTTTTTTTGCTCATCTGTATCCAAATGCCTTTTCTGACGGTTCCGCAGACTCCGAAGCTCTTCGGGACAATCCACAAAAACCAGCACATCGCACCGCCGGTCCCACCCCACTTCCGCCAGCAGCGGCATATCAATGACAACCGGCACTCCTTGACGCCGATATGCTTCCAGCAAAGCTTCACAGCGGGCCAGAACGGCCGGATGAACAATCCGATTGAGTTCCTGAACCTTTTCCTTCGAATCAAAGACAGCGGATGCCAGTTTTTTCCGGTGAATCCGCCCATCCTCCCCCACTACGGCAGGGCCAAACCGTCGGGAAAGTTTCTCAATAACCGCCGGTTCCTCCAAAACTTGATGGGCAATAGAATCCGCATCAATCAGACCGCATCCGAGCCGCTTAAACAATCGTGCCGCTGTGCTCTTGCCTGCACCAATACCCCCAAGCAGCCCGATAACAGGCCCTTCTTTTCTCATCGTCGATTAATTTCCTTTCTAT
This portion of the Anaerohalosphaeraceae bacterium genome encodes:
- the coaE gene encoding dephospho-CoA kinase (Dephospho-CoA kinase (CoaE) performs the final step in coenzyme A biosynthesis.), with amino-acid sequence MRKEGPVIGLLGGIGAGKSTAARLFKRLGCGLIDADSIAHQVLEEPAVIEKLSRRFGPAVVGEDGRIHRKKLASAVFDSKEKVQELNRIVHPAVLARCEALLEAYRRQGVPVVIDMPLLAEVGWDRRCDVLVFVDCPEELRSLRNRQKRHLDTDEQKKRENFQISLDKKKQMAQYILTNNSEESELAKQVEKVFSAIQESRRLSVN